One genomic segment of Stenotrophomonas sp. 704A1 includes these proteins:
- the mprF gene encoding bifunctional lysylphosphatidylglycerol flippase/synthetase MprF yields MTAPTDSTLSPSTAPWKRVVTIIVPLLILALALHGLAGEFDEHGYRAIRQAFHQLSAAQIALTVLLGLASYACLIGFDAIGLRRSGIRVHPARIGITAFLAHTLGQTVGFAALTGGAVRLRGYRSAGLDLAQIGQVVLMSTLGFVFGAWLLIGVALCMEPAAAALALPLDPQAVRAVGVLALLAYAVTVAAVGRQGRQFHIFGHGLWLPDRRTMLGVTVLSVIELVLASAAFYVLLPDSTPTGLPGFVGLYLVAVLAGLVSTVPAGLGVFEWSLLKLLPQVAPAAVLAAALIYRVTYYVLPLLLATLLALAPALRQPLQASAGATRAGWNALRPWLPQIIALAAFSVGAALVIDGTLPTPRRHLVTASLPILETSHLVGSLAGVALLLIGQGLARRSHAAWMLAMAICVIAPLPIWLRGGQPLIALSALLVAMALWAARREFYRQGALLDEAWSWPWLRNLGLVLVAVTWLLFFTYSHVEYQNELWWQFAVSGNAPRALRALLVVALALVMFGLARLLHSTRSPLPAADEATLQALAPVLAGATDTQACLVLTADKAVLRDEARKGFVMMQRYGGSLIAMGDPVGPPEVARGLIWRFREEADRLGLRPVFYQVGEAYWQTYLDLGLGLVKLGEEAMVPLHDFGLEGRERADLRQAWNRGKRGGLSFRVAAVEEIPALLPRLHAISNAWLEDKSGDEKGFSLGSFDPDYLMRFPIALVEADDRIVAFANLWQAPAGAELSVDLMRHVNDAPKGTMDFLFIELFLWGRAQGYARFSLGMAPLSGLAQHRLAGRWNRVAGLLARHGERFYGFSGLRRFKSKFDPQWRPRYLAAPGGMHLPAALLDATRLISLDPQRT; encoded by the coding sequence ATGACCGCCCCGACCGACTCCACCCTCTCCCCTTCCACCGCACCCTGGAAGCGGGTCGTCACCATCATCGTTCCGCTGCTGATCCTCGCGCTGGCCCTGCATGGCCTGGCCGGTGAATTCGATGAGCACGGCTACCGCGCCATCCGCCAGGCCTTCCACCAGCTCAGTGCCGCACAGATCGCGCTGACGGTGCTGCTCGGCCTGGCCAGCTATGCCTGCCTGATCGGCTTCGATGCGATCGGGCTGCGCCGCAGCGGCATCCGCGTGCACCCGGCGCGGATCGGCATCACCGCGTTCCTGGCCCACACCCTCGGCCAGACCGTGGGCTTTGCCGCATTGACCGGCGGCGCGGTGCGCCTGCGCGGCTACCGCAGCGCCGGCCTGGACCTGGCGCAGATCGGCCAGGTGGTGCTGATGAGCACGCTCGGCTTCGTGTTCGGCGCCTGGCTGCTGATCGGCGTGGCGCTGTGCATGGAGCCGGCCGCGGCTGCGCTGGCGTTGCCGCTGGATCCGCAGGCGGTGCGCGCGGTCGGTGTGCTGGCACTGCTGGCCTACGCGGTCACCGTGGCGGCAGTGGGTCGGCAGGGCCGGCAGTTCCACATCTTCGGCCACGGCCTGTGGTTGCCGGACCGGCGCACCATGCTCGGCGTCACCGTGCTGAGCGTGATCGAGCTGGTGCTGGCCAGCGCCGCGTTCTACGTGCTGCTGCCCGATTCCACCCCGACCGGCCTGCCCGGCTTCGTCGGCCTGTACCTGGTGGCCGTGCTGGCCGGGCTGGTCTCGACCGTGCCGGCCGGGCTGGGCGTGTTCGAGTGGAGCCTGCTGAAACTGCTGCCACAGGTGGCGCCGGCGGCGGTGCTGGCGGCGGCACTGATCTATCGCGTCACCTACTACGTGCTGCCGTTGCTGCTGGCCACGCTGCTGGCGCTGGCGCCGGCGCTGCGGCAGCCGCTGCAGGCCAGTGCCGGTGCCACCCGCGCCGGCTGGAATGCGCTGCGTCCCTGGCTGCCACAGATCATCGCGCTGGCGGCGTTCAGCGTCGGCGCGGCGCTGGTGATCGACGGCACGCTGCCGACACCGCGCCGGCACCTGGTCACTGCCTCGCTGCCGATCCTGGAAACCTCGCACCTGGTCGGCAGCCTGGCCGGTGTCGCCCTGCTGCTGATCGGCCAGGGCCTGGCCCGCCGCAGCCATGCGGCCTGGATGCTGGCGATGGCGATCTGCGTGATCGCGCCGCTGCCGATCTGGCTGCGCGGTGGCCAGCCACTGATCGCGCTGTCGGCGCTGCTGGTGGCGATGGCGCTGTGGGCCGCGCGCCGCGAGTTCTACCGCCAGGGCGCACTGCTGGACGAGGCATGGTCGTGGCCGTGGTTGCGCAACCTCGGCCTGGTGCTGGTGGCCGTCACCTGGCTGCTGTTCTTCACCTACAGCCATGTCGAGTACCAGAATGAGCTGTGGTGGCAGTTCGCGGTATCCGGCAATGCGCCACGCGCGCTGCGCGCGTTGCTGGTGGTGGCGCTGGCGCTGGTGATGTTCGGCCTGGCCCGCCTGCTGCACAGCACGCGCAGCCCGCTGCCTGCGGCCGATGAGGCGACCCTGCAGGCACTGGCACCGGTACTGGCCGGTGCCACCGATACCCAGGCATGCCTGGTGCTGACCGCCGACAAGGCGGTGCTGCGCGACGAGGCCCGCAAGGGCTTTGTGATGATGCAGCGCTATGGCGGTTCACTGATCGCGATGGGCGATCCGGTCGGACCGCCCGAAGTGGCGCGCGGACTGATCTGGCGTTTCCGCGAAGAAGCCGATCGGCTGGGCCTGCGCCCGGTGTTCTACCAGGTCGGCGAAGCCTATTGGCAGACCTACCTCGATCTCGGCCTGGGCCTGGTCAAGCTGGGCGAAGAAGCGATGGTGCCGCTGCACGACTTCGGCCTGGAAGGCCGCGAGCGTGCCGACCTGCGCCAGGCCTGGAACCGTGGCAAGCGCGGCGGGCTGAGCTTCCGCGTGGCAGCGGTGGAGGAGATCCCCGCGCTGCTGCCGCGCCTGCATGCCATTTCCAACGCCTGGCTGGAAGACAAGTCCGGCGACGAGAAGGGGTTTTCGCTGGGCAGTTTCGACCCCGACTATCTGATGCGCTTCCCGATCGCCCTGGTGGAGGCCGACGACCGCATCGTGGCGTTCGCCAACCTGTGGCAGGCCCCGGCCGGCGCCGAGCTCTCGGTGGACCTGATGCGGCACGTCAACGACGCGCCCAAGGGCACGATGGATTTCCTGTTCATCGAGCTGTTCCTGTGGGGCCGCGCGCAGGGCTACGCACGCTTCTCATTGGGCATGGCGCCGTTGTCGGGGCTGGCCCAGCATCGCCTGGCCGGACGCTGGAACCGGGTGGCCGGCCTGCTCGCGCGGCACGGCGAACGTTTCTATGGCTTCAGCGGCCTGCGCCGGTTCAAATCGAAATTCGACCCGCAGTGGCGCCCGCGTTATCTCGCCGCCCCCGGTGGCATGCACCTGCCGGCGGCGCTGCTCGATGCCACCCGGTTGATCTCGCTGGATCCACAGCGGACCTGA
- a CDS encoding virulence factor family protein, translating into MRAGLGRAMGLMMALAALPASAAVQQVSHGRFDQVPVHLPAGAPQRVVIWFHEGAGDASGAPIEALRADGALVAAVDVAHLRGVLTREGNSHCAFGAGDVENFSRWVQAFLHLPGYHLPLVGGSGEGAELAYALAAQADTQVFAGLLTDGFCPADAHERMVCGDGVRHDRLHPSELNFPWLNAGGSAGCAAAAPFVQQVAMARDFRRTAAGDATPGLLAAARVIGAQAGVALAPPPDALKGLPVVEVPAQVGGDTLAIFVSGDGGWAGLDKEVAGALAAQGVAVVGIDSLRYFWSARTPQGFAADLQKIIAHYRQQWQRDKVMLIGFSQGADVLPASINQLDAGTRARLERIVLLSVGRKADFEFHVSNWLGGGGDGLPIAPEVAKLPAAKTVCVYGDKDEDALCPDLPANDGVQKVTLPGDHHFGGDYDRLAEVILKGGA; encoded by the coding sequence ATGCGTGCAGGGCTGGGCAGGGCGATGGGGCTGATGATGGCGCTGGCAGCATTGCCGGCGTCGGCGGCGGTGCAGCAGGTCAGCCACGGGCGCTTCGATCAGGTTCCGGTGCATCTGCCGGCCGGCGCGCCGCAGCGCGTCGTCATCTGGTTCCATGAAGGCGCCGGCGATGCCAGCGGCGCGCCGATCGAGGCATTGCGCGCCGATGGTGCGCTGGTGGCCGCGGTGGATGTGGCGCATCTGCGCGGCGTGCTCACGCGCGAGGGCAACAGCCACTGCGCGTTCGGGGCCGGTGACGTCGAGAATTTCTCGCGCTGGGTGCAGGCGTTCCTGCACCTGCCGGGCTACCACCTGCCACTGGTGGGCGGCAGCGGTGAGGGCGCCGAACTGGCCTATGCGCTGGCTGCGCAGGCCGATACCCAGGTGTTCGCCGGGTTGCTGACCGACGGCTTCTGCCCGGCCGATGCGCATGAGCGGATGGTCTGCGGCGACGGCGTCAGGCACGACCGCCTGCACCCCAGTGAACTCAATTTCCCCTGGTTGAACGCGGGTGGCAGCGCCGGCTGTGCCGCTGCCGCGCCGTTCGTGCAGCAGGTGGCGATGGCGCGCGATTTCAGGCGCACTGCCGCTGGCGATGCCACGCCGGGGCTGCTGGCGGCCGCGCGGGTGATCGGCGCACAGGCGGGTGTTGCCCTGGCGCCGCCGCCGGACGCCTTGAAGGGACTGCCGGTGGTGGAAGTGCCGGCGCAGGTCGGTGGCGACACGCTGGCCATCTTCGTTTCCGGCGACGGCGGCTGGGCCGGCCTCGACAAGGAGGTGGCCGGCGCACTGGCCGCGCAGGGCGTGGCCGTGGTCGGCATCGACTCGCTGCGCTACTTCTGGAGCGCGCGCACGCCGCAGGGATTCGCCGCGGATCTGCAGAAGATCATCGCCCACTACCGGCAGCAGTGGCAGCGCGACAAGGTGATGCTGATCGGTTTCTCGCAGGGCGCCGATGTCCTGCCGGCCAGCATCAACCAGCTTGATGCGGGCACCCGTGCACGCCTGGAGCGCATCGTGCTGTTGTCGGTGGGCCGCAAGGCCGACTTCGAATTCCATGTCAGCAACTGGCTGGGCGGCGGCGGCGACGGCCTGCCGATTGCACCGGAGGTGGCCAAGCTGCCGGCCGCAAAGACGGTGTGCGTGTATGGCGACAAGGACGAGGACGCGCTGTGCCCGGACCTGCCGGCCAATGACGGCGTGCAGAAGGTCACGCTGCCCGGTGACCATCATTTCGGCGGTGATTACGATCGCCTGGCCGAGGTGATCCTGAAGGGTGGCGCGTGA
- a CDS encoding DUF998 domain-containing protein produces the protein MSRARPAALLALVALLLFVATALWTQFARADLDWVKATLSLYLHGPWGLALRSAYCLLALAIAVLGVALYRHSVGPRRSAAAPLLFVVAAVGLATVAIGDSWLPQATPLLAPFIHGLAANTAFLCASVGMLLQAWYLRREPGWRRSAALLWGWAWLAFVLLWLHVLWRSGPPRGLGQKLVIAVIVGWLLWLALALYRRGSTPRTR, from the coding sequence GTGAGCCGGGCGCGCCCGGCGGCACTGCTGGCCCTGGTGGCGCTGCTGCTGTTCGTGGCGACTGCGCTGTGGACCCAGTTCGCGCGCGCCGATCTGGACTGGGTGAAGGCCACGCTCAGCCTGTACCTGCATGGCCCCTGGGGGCTGGCACTGCGCAGTGCCTACTGCCTGCTGGCACTGGCCATCGCCGTGCTCGGCGTCGCCCTGTACCGGCACAGCGTGGGGCCGCGGCGCAGTGCCGCCGCGCCGCTGCTGTTCGTGGTGGCGGCCGTGGGCCTGGCCACGGTGGCCATCGGTGACAGCTGGTTGCCGCAGGCAACACCGCTGCTGGCGCCCTTCATCCATGGCCTGGCGGCCAATACCGCCTTCCTGTGTGCCAGCGTCGGCATGCTGCTGCAGGCGTGGTATCTGCGCCGCGAACCGGGCTGGCGGCGCAGTGCCGCGCTGTTGTGGGGCTGGGCCTGGCTGGCCTTCGTACTGCTGTGGCTGCACGTGCTGTGGCGCAGTGGCCCGCCCCGCGGGCTGGGCCAGAAGCTGGTGATCGCGGTGATCGTCGGTTGGCTGTTGTGGCTGGCGCTGGCGCTGTATCGCCGCGGCAGCACTCCCCGCACGCGCTGA
- a CDS encoding oxidoreductase-like domain-containing protein, with protein MTVSDTASDPRPLPPEEPGPNECCGSGCPLCVLDLYAEELQRYRKALADWLLRHPGETP; from the coding sequence GTGACTGTCTCCGATACCGCTTCCGACCCCCGCCCGCTGCCCCCGGAAGAACCCGGTCCCAACGAATGCTGCGGCAGTGGCTGTCCCTTGTGCGTGCTGGACCTGTACGCCGAGGAACTGCAGCGTTACCGCAAGGCGCTGGCCGACTGGCTGCTGCGACACCCCGGAGAAACCCCGTGA
- a CDS encoding HD domain-containing protein codes for MDFAPLALAPAHWQALQDAYAVPPRAYHHFGHVRAVLQHCQDVAEGPGWQRPGEIYLAALYHDAVYQAGRKDNEARSAALAVQAIAQWPELAALDAARVEQLILLTARHGELGPDQVDAEAALFLDCDMAILAAPEAVFSAYDRGVAEEYKGVVPGFLYRAGRRRFLQGLLRAPRIFLSDFFHQRLDADARANLRRRLGA; via the coding sequence ATGGACTTCGCCCCGCTCGCACTCGCTCCCGCGCACTGGCAGGCCCTGCAGGATGCCTATGCAGTGCCGCCACGTGCCTACCACCACTTCGGCCACGTGCGCGCCGTCCTGCAGCACTGCCAGGACGTGGCCGAAGGCCCCGGTTGGCAGCGCCCCGGCGAGATCTATCTGGCGGCGCTGTACCACGACGCGGTCTACCAGGCCGGGCGCAAGGACAACGAAGCGCGTTCGGCCGCGCTGGCGGTACAGGCCATCGCGCAGTGGCCGGAACTGGCAGCACTGGATGCTGCGCGGGTCGAACAGCTGATCCTGCTCACCGCGCGGCATGGCGAGCTCGGCCCCGACCAGGTGGATGCCGAGGCTGCGTTGTTCCTGGATTGCGACATGGCGATCCTGGCCGCGCCGGAAGCGGTGTTTTCCGCCTACGACCGCGGCGTGGCCGAGGAGTACAAGGGCGTGGTGCCGGGCTTCCTGTATCGCGCCGGGCGCCGTCGCTTCCTGCAGGGACTGCTGCGCGCGCCGCGGATCTTCCTCAGCGATTTCTTCCACCAGCGCCTGGATGCCGACGCGCGCGCCAACCTCCGCCGCCGGCTCGGGGCCTGA